The genomic stretch ATAGGTTCTCTAGAGCTCTTACAGCTACTGATTTAACCTCTATATCGTCGAGCTGAAGCATCTGAAGAAGAGGCTTCAGTGCACCGTCTCTAGAAAGACACTGCTTGTCGTGATCAGTCAGCTCAAGATCGGCTAATGTATCCGCCATGATTACTTGAATGGCCACAGGTCCTGTTTGTGCATCAACTCATCAAAATTTATTAGAAATGCAGTGACTATTTTTCTCGGATGACTTATTTTTGATGCTGTACCTTTAAAAAGACGCTGCAACAGAGGCCTAAAGAATTTCGCCCTTGCCATCTCCACGACGTTCTTATCATTGAAGGAAAGACTGTCCAGAAGCTCTTGGGCGTATTTTGAAGCTTGAGCATCGTCGCTGTTTGCTAAAGTGACGAGAAGAAGTATTCCTCCCTGCGCGTCGCCAATGAGATTCCTTACATTTTCAATCCTCGAAAGTTCCAAGAGCAGCTGCAGTGCCCGCATGCTTTCTTCAACTTTGCGTGCAAGCGAGTAAACAACGAGCCTGATGCTGTCGCTATGATTAGCAATCGCCTCCTGACATAAGTAAATTACAATTCTCTGAGTGTTCATCAATTACCAGTTAAATCTAGCTAGCTTTGGTCTGAATATCAGTTGAATGAAACTAAGAAAAGTAAATAAACCATTAAAAAACAGAGGTGGGGGCAATCTTACCTTGTTATTATCACTATCCTTTGCAAGGGAAAACAAAATGGCTAAAGCATGCAATCTTGTCTCACTATTTTTATCATGAAGAAGACCTGCAATTATCGGTATGTAATCCTCCATAACCACCCATTCTCTATGCAGCTCACTTTTTCCACACAATTCATGAAGCTTTGCCAAACAATTAACAACTTCTTGGTTATCACTTGACTGTATCTCGGGTTTCATGGAAGCAATACTGATCATGATGTTCCTGTTCTTCCACTCCTCGATGGACTGCCGGAGAGTTCTATTCGGGCGTACAGACAGTTTGCGCAAGGGGGTCTTAGTCAAGGGACAAAAGCTATTCCCTAAAGTTAACCACATCTCGATGGCCTCTCTCTCAAACGTATAACCCGATGATGTCTCGACCGGATCCATCATGATATCCCCAGTGATTGGACAGAAAAACGACTGGAGAGGCTCTAGCAGCTGCCTCCCCAGCGAGTTGCGTTTGGTGAAGTACTTCATCTCCTTTTCCTTTGGAGTAGTAACCAGATCAGCGTTTTCGAGCAGTAGGATGATCTGCTCCATCCGCAGCGCCTCATTTCTTGACTCGATATGCTGTATATCATTCTTGAAACTCTCAAACTCAATCTTCAAATCATCAGACTCTTCAGATGAAATCCCCACAGACTCAGCAATGAGAAGGAGCAGATTGCTTGCGAAAGATCGGTCAGTAGCTCTTCTGTCTTCCAATCCGGTTTCGACCTTTTGCAGTATCTCTTCCTCCATTGCAGATACTTGATACTGAGCTTCTTCCATATTCTTGCAGAGATTGAGAAGCCACTGATTCGTCTGGGGCGAGACGTCCAAGGCTTCCAACGGGAAGAGCGACATAGCCCGGCTCATGCTCTTGCTGGTGCTCTCCATCTTCTCCACAATCTTCTTGCAGCTCAAGAGGAGGTAAATCTTGTTTCCATTGCTGCAGTCTGCGGCCAGCTGCTTAGCTGCATCGACCTCCGGTTTGAGGGCCTCGAGAGCGCGGCTGACGCTCTCGGAGTTCTTGACTTTGAATTTGGAGAGCTCTTGCAGGAAGATGGCAGTTTTCTCGAGGGAAGCAGAGAATCTCTTGAAATTGTCCTTGTGCACCAGGACCTGCCTTGCCAAGGCGACTGCTTGAAGCATAGATTGAGCTGTGTCAACGAGAGAGGTGTGGTTTTCCATTGCAGTGTTGGATTTCTTCACATCACAGATTGAATTTTTAGCGGCGTAGTTGAAGCTTGACAGAAAAGGAAAACGACGAAGAAATTGTTGCAGAGAGTTGATTCTGAATTAATTGGAATTTCCGGGAAATTGTGTAGAAAGTGTGTGTGAGTAGTAGGATTGATTGGGTTTGTAGTATAAATTTTAACTTTGGAGTCAATGTTGGAGTAAACGGTGATGTGGCTACCTTTTAGGTCGTTATGGAATCGTGGTCTGGTTTGCGACTTTAGTAAAGTATGTATTGAACAATATATAttggaattaaaatatatatatatatatatggatgtattcatttcctttttgtggACTCCTAGTTGGATCTTTGCTTGACTAATCAAACAGGGATCATATACTCAACTGATTAAATTTAAAAGCAATCGTTGTGTTAATTGGTGTGATTTTGATCTGATGATTTCCAGGGTGTTGCCTTTGCGTCGGACAAAAATAAACCAAAGGTGAAATTACGAAAAGATAAACGATTTGGACCAAAAAACAGATCTACGGATAAATATGATAAAGATTCGCATTATGTACTAAAGTTTGCATTTCAAGTATTTATGCCTGAAATCTAAAGTAAAATACTGTATTAAAAATCACTAActaaatataacaaaataagTATTAGTCATCAACTTGAAACACAAACAGCTCccaaaattagtattttaaaggTTGATAGCCATAACAAAATATATTGAGAATTTATTAAccatttattttcaattttgtaaaTTACAATTGTACCCTTAAAATAACCTAATATAATATGGAGTGGTAGGGTCATGTTAAATTAACGACTATCTTAAATTGATGACTGACAAATATATCAACAACCTATAGTATGAAAATCAACACGCATTTGTATGTCATCTACATTTAGTTTACATACATATGTCTTATGTCTTATATTGACATCTATATTTACATGTCAACAGAAGATATTACATTTAGTTGACATACAAATGTCTTCGTGTTGACATCCATACTGGATATTGTTGACATAGTTGTCAATTTCAATTTAAGATAGTTATCAACTGATCATATCCATGTAGTGGTATTTAGATCTACTTTAAACAATATCTTATACATATGGGATCTTGTGGTAGAAAACTAAACATGAAGGTCCAAACTTGGGTTTAgccggtactctaactattacaaacCAAAGGAAAGAGACAACAATAAGTGGAATGGAAATTACAAcagaaataataaaacaaaccaaactataagtcgagtcgaggaaaaccctctttccgcaagacaaattacagttagtgctcacggaatgacgtattgtccccaaagataaacgacttcctcctaccGTGTAGAAGCACCCCAagcccgctaggcaccggcgaacttgatggagttatGAGAATCtcgctagacaatgctcctaggATGCACACTGTGATGTAGAGAACTTGAGAGAAGATAGTGCTTTTATAGgtgttgtgtttgtgtgtttctCGTCTCTCAAACCCACCTATTTATAAGATATGAGAGACCACTTCAAAAGTCTTAGCATTAAGGATCCTCGTAAACCAGTTGGAGGTTACCTTAAGATAAAAAGCAAAAGACTTTAAAGAAAATGAAAGGCTAAACCTTTCTTATTTCCACACGTTTTTCCAACAGAAGTGTTGTCTGTAGAGACGGAGAAACCACTGCAAAAAACTTCATCTATACCTTGATTTGCTATGGCCAAGTCATGAATTCAATGTATGGAAGATGATGATAATACTATGTTTACAATATAAGAATAAAATGGCAAAAAGTATTGCAGTGGGATTTGTGAGTTTTGTGCTTTGGAGAAAGAAGTGAGCACAAATCATGCAAACTTCTTGCATCaagaatatgaaaatttgaactGGAAtatttagaccatccacaataggcgctcagcgaccgcccagccgagcgccggcgctgggcggttcgctgggcggtctattgcagccgcccagcggctgagtggagagagaaaccgcgcagcgctgggcggttatgtggcgctgggcggtcggctgggcggtccgttcggcgctattgcagcgcccggatcgcccagcgcaccgcctagcgcgaaaaaataatttttttttcgaaacactatatatacgcgctttgttcgtcattttgggatagctggttcgaataacgacctcaacgtcctcaactcgtcgccacttttcaacgagcagtgtcagggcgtccgtccggccatcagttttgtcgccaacggcaaccaacatgatatgggctactacttggcggatgggatataccctaggtggcccgtctttgtgaagacgatccgatgcccaggagatgcgaagaaggcctactttgcggcacggcaggagtcggcgcgcaaggacgtggagcgcgcatttggtgtgctccagtctcgatgggcggcaattaagggtccaacgcgtttgtgggatgtccaatgcattgctgatatcatgtacgcatgtattatcatgcacaacatgattgtcgaagatgaaggtggcgaactgaccaattgggtcaacgacgataatgaagccggtccaagccacggcgtggccgctcccaacgtacggagtggggtacctcacgatgaagccggcctcttacaagcacacgccgacatgcgccaaacggcggctcatattcgactccaaaaggatttaattgaagagttatgggcacggaggattgaccgccattagttttttttaattatgtaattttttttaattaatgtactttttatattttattaatattagtgaattttctcgtttttgtgtcgtaaatttaattccgtatattgtgtgatttttaattatttcattttgtatatatttgttaataatgatgtggatagtatgtggctgggctattgctgggctatttgcttgttttgatgatgtggcaggaggatttttagtgctgatgatgtggcagtggctgggctatggctgagctattgctgggctattcctattgtggatggccttatggcATTGCAAGcaaattttcttatttaatatttttaaatgaaaataaagtaaCCACCAAAACGGAGCAAATCGATTTTGTGCAGTGAAATTCGGAACAACTTTACATACTTAAAAACTGCACCAGCTGCTCGAAAGTCACTACT from Salvia splendens isolate huo1 chromosome 4, SspV2, whole genome shotgun sequence encodes the following:
- the LOC121798344 gene encoding U-box domain-containing protein 44-like, translated to MENHTSLVDTAQSMLQAVALARQVLVHKDNFKRFSASLEKTAIFLQELSKFKVKNSESVSRALEALKPEVDAAKQLAADCSNGNKIYLLLSCKKIVEKMESTSKSMSRAMSLFPLEALDVSPQTNQWLLNLCKNMEEAQYQVSAMEEEILQKVETGLEDRRATDRSFASNLLLLIAESVGISSEESDDLKIEFESFKNDIQHIESRNEALRMEQIILLLENADLVTTPKEKEMKYFTKRNSLGRQLLEPLQSFFCPITGDIMMDPVETSSGYTFEREAIEMWLTLGNSFCPLTKTPLRKLSVRPNRTLRQSIEEWKNRNIMISIASMKPEIQSSDNQEVVNCLAKLHELCGKSELHREWVVMEDYIPIIAGLLHDKNSETRLHALAILFSLAKDSDNNKEAIANHSDSIRLVVYSLARKVEESMRALQLLLELSRIENVRNLIGDAQGGILLLVTLANSDDAQASKYAQELLDSLSFNDKNVVEMARAKFFRPLLQRLFKGPVAIQVIMADTLADLELTDHDKQCLSRDGALKPLLQMLQLDDIEVKSVAVRALENLSGVASNGMQLIKEGAKNQLFELLFCHALSKLRQHVTTIIMHLAMSTASPEASADQIRLLETEEDIFKLFSLVSFTGHDTQETLLRTFHALCRSPSGLDIRRELRQISAVKILVQLCELDDFAVRANAVKLLYYLTEDGDHPTFEEHVNRRCITTLIKIINTSVSEEEKAATMGVISRLPLNPQMSQDLSECGALEVIFDCLRNVRAAHEKEVVENAAEALCRFTVPSNLEWQKRVAEAGIVPVLVKLLASGAPPTKRNAAISLKQLSESSSSLTTPVKTNGFLSCCFAPSGEGICPVHMGICSMETSFCLLEAGAVRPLVMVLGEQDAPACEASLDAILTLIEGVQLQNGCKVLEDAGAMVLIIKLLNSSCSSLQEKTLGALQRIFRLVDFKTKYGKSAQMSLVDITQRGSSSTKSLAAKILAQLNVLNEQSSFFDGT